One genomic region from Spirulina subsalsa PCC 9445 encodes:
- a CDS encoding response regulator transcription factor, whose product MSEQFKLLLVDDEPGLREAVQAYLEDEEEFTVTAVASAAEAWPVLEQNPPDLVISDIMMPQVDGYQFLAKLREDSRFKALPVVFLTARGMTGDRIQGYQAGCDAYLPKPFEPEELLAIVRNLLVRRSATVEAEGDSAKLEAIAREIAAIKGMLNQRSGITQTPSPIKIELTPREQSVLDLVAQGLMNKEIASQLETSVRNVEKYVSRLFSKTGTNSRTELVRYALEHGLTQ is encoded by the coding sequence ATGTCTGAACAATTTAAACTGTTATTGGTCGATGATGAACCGGGATTGCGAGAAGCGGTGCAAGCCTATCTCGAAGATGAAGAAGAATTTACGGTGACGGCTGTAGCTAGTGCGGCGGAAGCTTGGCCGGTTTTGGAACAGAATCCCCCCGATTTGGTGATTTCTGACATTATGATGCCCCAAGTGGATGGCTACCAGTTTTTGGCGAAACTGCGGGAAGATAGCCGCTTTAAGGCTCTGCCTGTGGTGTTTTTGACCGCTCGGGGGATGACAGGCGATCGCATTCAAGGCTATCAAGCGGGGTGTGATGCCTACCTCCCCAAGCCTTTTGAACCGGAAGAATTACTAGCAATTGTACGGAATTTATTAGTGCGACGGAGTGCCACGGTGGAAGCCGAGGGAGATAGTGCTAAATTAGAGGCGATCGCCCGGGAAATCGCCGCCATCAAAGGAATGCTCAATCAACGCTCCGGCATTACCCAAACCCCCTCCCCCATCAAAATTGAACTAACCCCCCGTGAGCAAAGTGTCCTCGATTTAGTCGCTCAAGGCCTAATGAACAAAGAAATTGCCAGCCAACTAGAAACCAGCGTGAGAAACGTGGAAAAATACGTCAGTCGTCTCTTCAGCAAAACCGGCACTAACAGCCGCACCGAATTAGTCCGCTATGCCCTCGAACACGGCCTAACCCAGTAA
- a CDS encoding helix-turn-helix domain-containing protein — protein MSKEFGEIIRQARKSKGYSQRKLADLLSVDFTYLSKLENNRADYAPKEDVIRALARHLTLDEEELIYLAGRIPQQEEDFLRENYKSMPTLFRRMRENPEFARKIFQEATQGEKSRRR, from the coding sequence GTGAGTAAAGAATTTGGAGAAATCATCCGTCAAGCACGGAAGAGTAAAGGCTATAGCCAGCGCAAACTGGCGGATTTGTTGTCGGTAGATTTTACCTATCTATCGAAGCTGGAGAATAATCGGGCGGATTATGCGCCGAAGGAGGATGTAATTCGGGCGTTAGCGCGTCATTTAACTTTAGATGAGGAGGAGTTGATTTATTTGGCGGGGCGGATTCCCCAACAGGAGGAGGATTTTCTGCGGGAAAATTACAAGTCAATGCCGACGCTATTCCGGAGAATGCGGGAAAATCCGGAGTTTGCCCGCAAGATTTTTCAGGAGGCGACGCAGGGGGAAAAGTCTCGCCGTCGTTAG
- a CDS encoding ImmA/IrrE family metallo-endopeptidase, producing the protein MSKHDIECRAADVLVGMEGNPLYQPTFPLDVTRVAEFLALDVVWDCIPDDDHGAIAARILPLDRLIEINETVLALGQGFEASTLAHEIGHWVLHIEHSAVERYSRLRKRGLDVAIAPLLCRTEEQSQGIEWQAQYFASCLLMPRDILQEQVRGRDLSQWGDLYAIAESLGVTISNLIHRLKDLGWLRLEAGSPQGIA; encoded by the coding sequence ATGAGTAAGCATGATATTGAATGTCGTGCGGCGGATGTGTTGGTGGGGATGGAGGGGAATCCTCTCTATCAGCCGACGTTTCCGTTAGATGTGACTCGGGTGGCGGAGTTTCTGGCGTTGGATGTGGTGTGGGATTGTATTCCGGATGATGATCACGGTGCGATCGCCGCCCGGATTCTACCCCTCGATCGTTTGATTGAGATTAACGAGACGGTGTTAGCCTTGGGGCAAGGGTTTGAAGCGTCTACCCTAGCCCATGAAATTGGTCACTGGGTTCTTCATATTGAACACTCGGCGGTAGAACGGTATAGTCGCTTAAGGAAACGGGGGTTAGATGTGGCGATCGCACCCCTGTTATGTCGCACGGAAGAACAATCTCAGGGCATTGAGTGGCAAGCGCAATATTTCGCCAGTTGCTTATTAATGCCCCGGGATATATTACAGGAACAAGTGCGCGGCCGGGATTTAAGCCAGTGGGGTGATTTATATGCGATCGCTGAATCTCTCGGTGTCACCATTTCCAACTTAATCCACCGTCTCAAGGATTTAGGCTGGCTTCGTCTCGAAGCAGGTTCACCCCAAGGGATAGCCTAA
- a CDS encoding Npun_R2479 family HD domain-containing metalloprotein translates to MFFNATEILIDAFVERLREGYRRTYGGLKSDYEDIIAWAGSMAMENIANSDALYHNVEHSILVTLVGQEILRGRHIREGGVSCEDWLHFIIALVCHDIGYVKGVCRQDNELERLYATGKNGEMVHLPPGCSDASLTPYHVDRGKLFIDERFGGHRLIDSEFIKRSIELTRFPVPNKDDHRNTINYPGLIRSSDLIGQLSDPRYLKKISALFYEFEETGANKLMGFHNPGDLRRNYAKFYWNAVYPFIKEALHYLSLTQQGQQIIANLYSNVFVIEHEDAEASLQEQIA, encoded by the coding sequence ATGTTCTTCAATGCCACAGAAATCCTGATTGATGCCTTTGTGGAAAGACTCAGAGAAGGCTATCGTCGAACCTACGGCGGCCTCAAAAGTGACTATGAGGACATCATCGCCTGGGCGGGTAGTATGGCAATGGAAAATATTGCCAACAGTGATGCACTCTACCACAACGTTGAACATTCTATTCTCGTCACCCTGGTAGGACAAGAAATCCTACGGGGGAGACATATCCGAGAAGGCGGAGTTTCCTGTGAAGACTGGCTACACTTTATTATTGCCCTCGTCTGCCACGATATTGGCTACGTCAAAGGAGTGTGTCGTCAGGATAACGAACTAGAACGCCTCTATGCCACCGGGAAAAACGGCGAAATGGTGCATCTGCCCCCCGGTTGTTCTGATGCCTCCCTCACCCCCTATCATGTAGATCGGGGCAAACTCTTTATTGATGAACGGTTTGGTGGCCATCGTCTCATTGACTCAGAATTCATCAAGCGCAGCATTGAATTAACCCGCTTTCCAGTCCCCAATAAAGATGATCATAGAAACACCATTAACTATCCCGGTTTAATTCGTTCTTCTGATTTGATTGGTCAGTTAAGTGATCCTCGTTATTTAAAGAAAATCAGCGCTTTGTTTTATGAATTTGAAGAAACTGGGGCGAATAAATTAATGGGCTTTCATAATCCCGGAGACTTACGCCGCAACTATGCTAAGTTTTATTGGAACGCCGTCTATCCGTTCATTAAAGAGGCTCTACATTATTTATCCTTAACCCAACAAGGTCAACAGATTATTGCTAACTTATATTCTAATGTCTTTGTTATAGAACATGAGGACGCAGAAGCCAGTTTACAGGAACAGATTGCCTAG